In one window of Gemmatimonadota bacterium DNA:
- the gatB gene encoding Asp-tRNA(Asn)/Glu-tRNA(Gln) amidotransferase subunit GatB has protein sequence MTWETVIGLEVHVQLLTRTKMFCGCTNRFGAAPNTQVCPVCLGLPGALPVPNEHAIRLATRAALALGCTVHPTSVFARKNYFYPDLPKGYQISQFDQPLATGGALVIESPERGRLRLGITRLHVEEDAGKSLHDRLPGRTAVDLNRAGTPLAEIVSEPDMRSPGEARAYLTTLKQVLLYCEISDCNMEEGSLRVDANISIRKAGDTRLGTKTEVKNMNSFANVERALQVERDRQIALVESGGQVEQVTMLFNAGTGEVRPMRSKEESHDYRYFPDPDLPPLVLSHLWVERQHAALPELPEAKRERFMALHGLPPYDAGVLAAERPVADYFEAVVARGVEPKTASNWVINDAIRAYNEGGQFIVTPERLAELVALVKDGTVSNQAAKRIFGELGAGTEAPRAIAERMGLLQVGDADALGQWVDEVLAANPNEVERYRGGETKLMGFFTGQVMKKSGGKADPKKVAPLLLEKLT, from the coding sequence ATGACCTGGGAAACCGTCATCGGGCTCGAGGTGCACGTGCAGCTCCTCACCCGGACCAAGATGTTCTGCGGCTGCACCAACCGCTTCGGCGCCGCGCCCAACACTCAGGTGTGCCCGGTCTGCCTGGGCCTGCCCGGCGCCCTCCCGGTGCCCAACGAGCACGCCATCCGGCTGGCCACGCGGGCCGCGCTGGCGCTCGGCTGCACGGTGCACCCGACCAGCGTCTTTGCCCGGAAGAACTACTTCTATCCCGACCTCCCCAAGGGATACCAGATCTCGCAGTTCGACCAGCCCCTCGCCACCGGCGGCGCACTGGTCATCGAATCGCCCGAGCGCGGGCGGCTGCGGCTGGGCATCACCCGGCTGCACGTGGAGGAGGACGCCGGCAAGTCACTGCACGACCGGCTGCCCGGCCGCACCGCCGTGGACCTCAACCGCGCGGGTACCCCGCTGGCCGAGATCGTGAGCGAGCCCGACATGCGGAGCCCCGGCGAGGCGCGGGCCTACCTCACCACGCTCAAGCAGGTCCTGCTGTACTGCGAGATCAGCGACTGCAACATGGAGGAAGGCTCGCTCCGGGTGGATGCCAACATCTCCATCCGGAAGGCCGGCGACACCCGCCTCGGCACCAAGACCGAGGTGAAGAACATGAACAGCTTTGCCAACGTAGAGCGGGCGCTGCAGGTGGAACGCGACCGCCAGATCGCGCTGGTGGAGTCGGGCGGGCAGGTGGAGCAGGTCACCATGCTCTTCAACGCCGGCACGGGCGAGGTCCGCCCCATGCGGTCCAAGGAAGAGAGCCACGACTACCGCTACTTCCCCGACCCTGACCTGCCGCCGCTGGTGCTGAGCCACCTCTGGGTGGAGCGGCAGCACGCCGCGCTGCCGGAGCTCCCCGAGGCCAAGCGCGAGCGCTTCATGGCGCTGCATGGCCTGCCGCCGTACGATGCCGGCGTCCTCGCGGCCGAGCGGCCGGTGGCCGACTACTTCGAGGCGGTGGTGGCGCGGGGCGTGGAGCCCAAGACCGCCTCCAACTGGGTGATCAACGACGCCATCCGCGCCTACAACGAGGGGGGACAGTTCATCGTCACGCCCGAGCGGCTGGCCGAACTGGTGGCGCTGGTCAAGGATGGCACGGTCAGCAACCAGGCCGCCAAGCGGATCTTCGGCGAACTCGGGGCCGGCACCGAGGCCCCGCGCGCGATCGCCGAGCGGATGGGCCTCCTGCAGGTCGGCGATGCCGATGCCCTCGGCCAGTGGGTGGACGAGGTGCTCGCGGCCAATCCCAATGAAGTGGAGCGCTATCGTGGCGGCGAGACCAAGCTGATGGGCTTCTTCACCGGGCAGGTCATGAAGAAGAGCGGCGGCAAGGCCGACCCGAAGAAGGTGGCGCCGCTGCTGCTGGAGAAGCTCACGTAG
- the gatA gene encoding Asp-tRNA(Asn)/Glu-tRNA(Gln) amidotransferase subunit GatA, which produces MSGVDFIARSVGEDRTSAASVAREVGKRLTRAAPLNATLHWSQEVLDHEAARIDAIPAAVRRALPLAGVPVAIKDNIVTTDQPTTCASRILEGYVSPFDATVVRKLRAAGAMIASKTNLDEFAMGSSTEHSAWGRVRHPLDPSRVPGGSSGGSAALVAAGVVPAALGSETGGSVRQPASFCGIVGVKPTYGRVSRYGLVAFGSSLDQVSVFGQTVDDAARVLAVISGEDRFDATTAVEPAPVLEAARRDLTGVTFGMPREYFPPDLDGAVRAGLDHTARLIQQLGGTIKEVSLPHTRYAVPTYYIVAPAEAAANLARFDGVRYGPRHVGPEGDVRALYRATRGTGFGAEVRRRILIGTYVLSSGYYDAYYRKAQQVRALLADDFRRVFDGGVDFLLTPTTPTPAFKAGDKTEDPVAMYLADIFTCSINLAALPALSLPIGRAEGLPIGAQLVAPMFAEGRMLAVAGALEANLDARREVR; this is translated from the coding sequence ATGAGCGGCGTCGACTTCATCGCGCGCTCGGTGGGGGAGGACCGCACCAGCGCCGCCTCGGTGGCCCGCGAGGTGGGCAAGCGGCTGACGCGGGCCGCCCCCCTCAACGCCACCCTGCACTGGTCACAGGAGGTGCTCGACCACGAGGCCGCCCGGATCGACGCGATCCCGGCCGCGGTGCGTCGCGCCCTGCCGCTGGCGGGCGTGCCGGTGGCCATCAAGGACAACATCGTCACCACCGACCAGCCCACCACCTGCGCCTCGCGGATCCTCGAGGGCTACGTCTCGCCCTTCGACGCCACCGTGGTGCGGAAGCTCCGGGCGGCGGGGGCGATGATCGCCTCCAAGACCAACCTCGACGAGTTCGCCATGGGCTCCTCCACCGAGCACTCGGCGTGGGGGCGGGTGCGCCATCCGCTCGATCCCAGCCGCGTCCCGGGCGGCTCCTCGGGCGGCTCGGCGGCGCTGGTGGCCGCCGGCGTGGTCCCGGCGGCGCTCGGCTCCGAGACCGGCGGATCGGTGCGCCAGCCGGCGAGCTTCTGCGGCATCGTGGGCGTCAAGCCCACCTACGGCCGCGTCAGCCGGTACGGCCTCGTGGCGTTCGGCTCGTCGCTGGACCAGGTCAGCGTCTTCGGCCAGACGGTCGACGACGCAGCGCGGGTGCTCGCCGTGATCAGCGGGGAGGACCGCTTCGACGCCACCACCGCGGTGGAGCCGGCGCCGGTCCTCGAGGCCGCCCGCCGGGACCTCACCGGCGTCACCTTCGGGATGCCGCGGGAGTACTTCCCGCCCGACCTCGACGGCGCGGTGCGCGCGGGCCTCGACCACACCGCGCGCCTGATCCAGCAGCTCGGCGGCACCATCAAGGAAGTCTCGCTGCCGCACACCAGGTACGCCGTGCCGACCTACTACATCGTGGCCCCCGCCGAGGCGGCGGCCAACCTGGCCCGGTTCGACGGCGTCCGCTACGGCCCGCGGCACGTGGGGCCCGAGGGCGACGTCCGCGCGCTGTATCGCGCCACCCGCGGCACGGGCTTCGGCGCCGAGGTGCGGCGGCGCATCCTGATCGGCACCTACGTGCTCTCCTCCGGCTACTACGACGCCTACTACCGGAAGGCGCAGCAGGTGCGGGCGCTGCTGGCCGATGACTTCCGCCGGGTCTTCGACGGCGGGGTCGACTTCCTGCTCACCCCGACCACCCCGACGCCGGCGTTCAAGGCGGGCGACAAGACCGAGGACCCGGTGGCGATGTACCTGGCCGACATCTTCACCTGCTCGATCAACCTGGCCGCGCTCCCCGCGCTCAGCCTCCCCATCGGACGCGCGGAGGGGCTGCCCATCGGGGCCCAGCTGGTGGCGCCGATGTTCGCGGAGGGCCGCATGCTCGCCGTGGCCGGGGCGCTCGAGGCCAACCTTGACGCCCGGCGGGAGGTGCGCTGA
- a CDS encoding aspartyl/glutamyl-tRNA amidotransferase subunit C, giving the protein MSIRREDVLHVARLAELEVAEADLPRLVDQMSRIVDFVAQLNEVPAGEEAPPFVAGPAAVRLRADEPASDRLVHPPAAIAPEFPQGLFAVPRLGAMEGAE; this is encoded by the coding sequence ATGAGCATTCGTCGTGAGGATGTGCTGCACGTGGCGCGGCTCGCGGAACTCGAGGTGGCCGAGGCCGACCTGCCGCGGCTGGTGGACCAGATGAGCCGCATCGTGGACTTCGTGGCCCAGCTGAACGAGGTCCCGGCCGGCGAGGAAGCGCCGCCGTTCGTGGCCGGGCCGGCGGCGGTCCGCCTGCGGGCCGACGAGCCGGCCTCCGACCGGCTGGTGCATCCGCCGGCGGCCATCGCGCCGGAGTTCCCCCAGGGCCTCTTCGCGGTGCCCCGGCTCGGGGCGATGGAGGGGGCGGAATGA
- a CDS encoding UvrD-helicase domain-containing protein yields MTPDRAPLIGLEGLNPPQREAVEHVHGPLLVVAGAGSGKTRVLTMRIARLIDQAGVAPTRIFAVTFTNKAAGEMKERVGRQLGQDPSGLWIGTFHSLSARLLRREAEALGFTRQFTIYDEDDRLSLIKRLMEQRGHSSKLFPPKLIQGLISAAKNRMTSPDDLAASPFDRPAQVAADVYRALGAALKAQNAMDFDDLMLHPLTLFRERPDRLRYYQERFAFLLVDEFQDTNSAQYQLVRLLGAHGNVCAVGDDDQSIYGWRGADVRNMQSFLTDFSGSRVVRLEDNYRSTQVVLDAANAVIEENKGRIGKTLRTRRKGGEKVTVVAAADERDEAEWIVSELRTRAGKGDWAYPEMAVLYRTNSQSRALEESFRRAGIPYRIIGAISFYDRREVKDLLAYLRLIANPADDEAFLRAIAVPRRGLGESSLAVLAEAAVRWEKPLLSAAGAAEMVQGLRPNVRGALGGFAELITGLRETTATWSPAQVLEQVITAINYEQVLLAEGPEGMDRWENVRELVASAAEWSEVIEPAEDDPTTPLERFLSEAALLSSHDSIQGPNEGVTLMTLHTAKGLEWPVVVLSGLEDGLFPLARAEEQENGLEEERRLCYVGITRAKDKLYVSWARARRRGGQLMPGRPSRFLTALPPGVVEEKRTSSMWAPSWSAGATPRRPGAPAGGGPGRRDAFFDEDLSPGRPAAEEPEVSQDAPRYVKGERVRHRRFGSGTIQGLTGTGRDLKVSVKFDDEEHGVKQLLVAYAGLEREWESA; encoded by the coding sequence ATGACGCCTGACCGTGCCCCCCTGATCGGCCTCGAGGGCCTGAATCCGCCGCAGCGGGAGGCGGTGGAGCACGTGCATGGCCCGCTGCTGGTGGTGGCGGGCGCCGGCTCGGGCAAGACCCGGGTGCTCACCATGCGCATCGCGCGGCTGATCGACCAGGCGGGCGTGGCGCCCACGCGGATCTTCGCGGTGACCTTCACCAACAAGGCCGCCGGCGAGATGAAGGAGCGGGTGGGCCGCCAGCTGGGCCAGGATCCTTCCGGCCTGTGGATCGGCACCTTCCACTCCCTGTCGGCGCGGCTGCTCCGGCGCGAGGCCGAGGCTCTCGGCTTCACCCGCCAGTTCACCATCTACGACGAGGATGACCGCCTCTCGCTCATCAAGCGGTTGATGGAGCAGCGGGGGCACTCGTCCAAGCTGTTCCCGCCCAAGCTCATCCAGGGGCTCATCTCGGCGGCCAAGAACCGGATGACCTCCCCGGACGACCTCGCCGCCTCGCCCTTCGACCGGCCGGCGCAGGTGGCCGCCGACGTCTATCGCGCCCTCGGGGCCGCGCTCAAGGCGCAGAACGCGATGGACTTCGATGACCTGATGCTGCACCCGCTCACCCTCTTCCGGGAGCGGCCCGACCGGCTGCGGTACTACCAGGAGCGCTTCGCCTTCCTGCTGGTGGACGAGTTCCAGGACACCAACTCCGCGCAATACCAGCTGGTGCGGCTGCTGGGTGCCCACGGCAACGTCTGCGCGGTGGGCGACGACGACCAGTCGATCTACGGCTGGCGCGGCGCCGACGTGCGCAACATGCAGTCGTTCCTCACCGACTTCAGCGGCAGCCGGGTGGTGCGGCTGGAGGACAACTACCGCTCCACCCAGGTGGTGCTCGACGCCGCCAATGCCGTCATCGAGGAGAACAAGGGGCGCATCGGCAAGACCCTGCGCACCCGGCGGAAGGGCGGGGAGAAGGTCACCGTGGTGGCGGCGGCCGATGAGCGCGACGAGGCGGAGTGGATCGTCTCCGAGCTGCGCACCCGCGCCGGCAAGGGCGACTGGGCCTATCCCGAGATGGCCGTGCTGTACCGCACCAATTCCCAGTCGCGCGCGCTGGAGGAATCGTTCCGGCGCGCCGGCATCCCGTACCGGATCATCGGTGCCATCAGCTTTTATGACCGGCGGGAGGTGAAGGACCTGCTGGCCTACCTCCGGCTGATCGCCAATCCCGCCGACGACGAGGCCTTCCTGCGGGCCATCGCGGTGCCGCGGCGGGGGCTCGGCGAGTCGAGCCTCGCGGTGCTGGCGGAAGCCGCCGTGCGCTGGGAGAAGCCGCTCCTCTCCGCCGCCGGCGCGGCGGAGATGGTGCAGGGGCTGCGCCCCAACGTCCGCGGGGCGCTCGGCGGCTTTGCCGAGTTGATCACCGGGCTGCGCGAGACCACGGCCACCTGGTCGCCGGCGCAGGTGCTGGAGCAGGTGATCACGGCCATCAACTACGAGCAGGTGCTCCTGGCCGAAGGGCCCGAGGGGATGGATCGCTGGGAGAACGTGCGCGAACTGGTGGCCAGCGCCGCCGAGTGGTCGGAGGTGATCGAGCCGGCCGAGGACGATCCCACCACCCCGCTGGAACGGTTCCTCTCCGAGGCGGCGCTGCTCTCCTCCCACGACAGCATCCAGGGGCCCAACGAGGGCGTCACCCTCATGACCCTGCACACCGCCAAGGGGCTGGAATGGCCGGTGGTGGTGCTGTCCGGCCTCGAGGACGGGCTCTTCCCCCTGGCCCGGGCCGAGGAGCAGGAGAACGGGCTCGAAGAAGAGCGCCGGCTCTGCTACGTTGGTATCACGCGCGCCAAGGACAAGCTGTACGTGAGCTGGGCCCGGGCCCGGCGGCGGGGTGGGCAGCTGATGCCTGGGCGGCCCTCCCGGTTCCTGACCGCGCTGCCGCCAGGCGTGGTCGAGGAGAAGCGGACCAGCTCCATGTGGGCGCCGAGCTGGAGCGCCGGCGCCACGCCCCGGCGCCCTGGGGCCCCCGCGGGCGGTGGCCCGGGACGGCGCGACGCGTTCTTCGATGAGGACCTGTCGCCGGGCCGGCCCGCGGCCGAAGAACCCGAGGTGTCGCAGGATGCCCCCCGGTACGTGAAGGGCGAGCGGGTGCGGCACCGGCGTTTCGGCAGTGGGACCATCCAGGGCCTGACCGGCACGGGGCGGGACCTCAAGGTGTCCGTGAAGTTCGATGACGAGGAGCATGGCGTGAAGCAGCTGCTGGTGGCCTACGCCGGGCTCGAACGGGAATGGGAGAGCGCATGA
- a CDS encoding HAMP domain-containing histidine kinase yields the protein MRRRGLRRFAPALVVLLVLLLLGLSAGSGWIVVAHFQSDATAISRLYAGVFAGLNDPREGAAVDALLRLGEQVRRVGIPLVVTDTAGRVTAAANLPFDAAPDDPRVRLFAAELDRENPPITEPSLGTLHYGPVPTKRQLTALSILQAFILVTIVGVGLAAYRNAMTAQRDRLWVAMAREAAHQMGTPLMSLQGWIEQLRSRATPPPRLAEHLEADAERLERVAQRFERIGHKTRRDPIDAGQLARKVAGYFRPRLPSRANRIEMVVDAPESGPVVLGDPILLEWALESLVKNAIDALSGREGTITLRVDQEADAAALRVMDDGPGIPGDLRRRIFEPGITTKSSGWGIGLALARRVVEDSHGGELLLESSEPGATFLIRIPMHDA from the coding sequence GTGCGTAGGCGGGGCCTGCGCCGGTTCGCGCCGGCGCTGGTGGTGCTGCTGGTGCTGCTCCTGCTGGGGCTCTCGGCGGGTTCGGGGTGGATCGTGGTGGCGCACTTCCAGAGCGATGCCACGGCGATCAGTCGGCTCTACGCAGGGGTGTTCGCCGGGCTGAATGACCCGCGAGAGGGCGCGGCGGTGGACGCGCTGCTGCGCCTGGGGGAACAGGTGCGGCGGGTGGGCATCCCGCTCGTGGTGACCGACACCGCCGGCCGGGTGACCGCCGCCGCCAATCTCCCCTTCGACGCCGCGCCCGACGACCCGCGGGTGCGGCTCTTCGCCGCCGAGCTCGATCGCGAGAACCCCCCGATCACCGAACCGTCCCTCGGGACGCTGCACTACGGGCCGGTGCCCACCAAGCGGCAGCTCACGGCGCTCTCCATCCTGCAGGCGTTCATCCTCGTCACCATCGTGGGCGTGGGGCTCGCGGCCTACCGGAACGCGATGACGGCCCAGCGCGACCGGCTCTGGGTGGCCATGGCGCGCGAGGCGGCGCACCAGATGGGCACCCCGCTCATGAGCCTGCAGGGGTGGATCGAGCAGCTCCGGTCCCGCGCCACGCCGCCCCCGCGGCTGGCCGAGCACCTCGAGGCCGACGCGGAGCGGCTGGAGCGGGTGGCGCAGCGCTTTGAGCGGATCGGCCACAAGACGCGGCGCGACCCGATCGACGCCGGCCAGCTCGCCCGCAAGGTGGCCGGGTACTTCCGGCCCCGCCTGCCGAGTCGCGCCAACCGGATCGAGATGGTGGTCGACGCGCCGGAGTCGGGGCCGGTGGTGCTCGGCGACCCGATCCTGCTCGAGTGGGCGCTGGAGTCGCTGGTCAAGAACGCCATCGACGCCCTCAGCGGCCGGGAGGGGACGATCACGCTGCGGGTGGACCAGGAGGCCGATGCCGCGGCCCTGCGGGTGATGGACGACGGACCCGGTATCCCGGGCGACCTGCGCCGGCGCATCTTCGAGCCCGGCATCACCACCAAGTCGAGCGGATGGGGCATCGGGCTCGCCCTGGCGCGACGCGTCGTGGAGGACTCCCACGGCGGCGAATTGCTCCTCGAATCGAGCGAGCCCGGTGCGACCTTCCTGATCCGGATCCCCATGCATGACGCCTGA
- the serS gene encoding serine--tRNA ligase yields MIDIKLLRADAAAVRAQVARRLDPALDALLDRLTILDRHRRDALTRVEALKAERNAASEEVARRKRAKEPADALLEQLKVSGEEVKALDQRVREIEAEIDLLIMQVPNLPLPTVPEGDASANAVVKEVGSHPVFAFTPKPHWELGAALGLFDLPRGAKLSGSGFPLFTGPGARLVRALKNFLLDLHTTEHGYTEIAPPFLVNRASMTGTGQLPKFAEELYTVTADELFLIPTAEVPVTNIHRDEILEGADLPRGYCAYTPCFRREAGAAGKDTRGLIRVHQFDKVELVRFCRPEDSPAEHEKMTRHAETALERLGIPYRRLALAAGDTGFASACTFDLEVWAAGVGTWLEASSASSFTDFQARRAGIRFRREPGAKPEFVHTLNASGVAFPRTIIALLENNQQADGSVVIPPVLVPYLGTDRLVARA; encoded by the coding sequence GTGATCGACATCAAGCTGCTCCGTGCGGATGCCGCGGCGGTCCGCGCCCAGGTGGCCCGCCGGCTGGATCCCGCCCTCGACGCCCTGCTCGACCGCCTCACCATCCTCGATCGCCACCGCCGCGACGCCCTGACCCGGGTCGAGGCGCTCAAGGCCGAGCGGAACGCCGCCTCCGAGGAGGTGGCGCGCCGCAAGCGGGCCAAGGAGCCCGCCGACGCGCTGCTCGAACAGCTGAAGGTGTCGGGCGAGGAGGTCAAGGCGCTCGACCAGCGGGTGCGCGAGATCGAGGCGGAGATCGACCTGCTCATCATGCAGGTGCCGAACCTGCCGCTCCCCACCGTACCGGAGGGCGACGCCAGCGCGAATGCGGTGGTGAAGGAGGTCGGGTCGCACCCGGTGTTTGCCTTCACGCCGAAGCCCCACTGGGAGCTCGGCGCGGCGCTCGGGCTGTTCGACCTGCCGCGCGGCGCCAAGCTCAGCGGCTCGGGCTTCCCGCTCTTCACCGGCCCGGGCGCCCGGCTGGTGCGGGCGCTCAAGAACTTCCTGCTCGATCTCCACACCACCGAGCACGGCTACACCGAGATCGCGCCGCCCTTCCTGGTGAACCGGGCCTCGATGACCGGGACCGGCCAGCTCCCCAAGTTCGCGGAGGAGCTGTACACGGTCACCGCCGACGAGCTGTTCCTGATCCCCACCGCCGAGGTTCCGGTCACCAACATCCACCGGGACGAGATCCTCGAGGGCGCCGACCTGCCGCGGGGGTACTGCGCGTACACGCCCTGCTTCCGGCGTGAGGCCGGCGCGGCGGGAAAGGACACCCGCGGGCTGATCCGGGTGCACCAGTTCGACAAGGTGGAGCTGGTCCGGTTCTGCCGCCCCGAGGACAGCCCGGCCGAGCACGAGAAGATGACCCGCCACGCGGAGACGGCGCTGGAGCGGCTGGGCATCCCGTACCGGCGGCTCGCGCTGGCGGCCGGTGACACCGGCTTCGCGAGCGCCTGCACCTTTGACCTTGAGGTCTGGGCCGCCGGCGTGGGCACCTGGCTCGAGGCCTCGAGCGCCAGCAGCTTCACGGACTTCCAGGCGCGGCGGGCGGGCATCCGCTTCCGCCGGGAACCGGGGGCCAAGCCCGAGTTCGTGCACACGCTGAATGCCTCGGGAGTCGCCTTCCCGCGGACGATCATCGCCCTCCTGGAGAACAACCAGCAGGCGGATGGGTCGGTGGTGATCCCGCCGGTCCTGGTACCGTACCTTGGCACCGACCGGCTCGTGGCGCGTGCGTAG
- a CDS encoding roadblock/LC7 domain-containing protein: protein MSGLRDVVQGLAARPDVDAVVVLSSDGLPIDSAGREAVDVEAVAALAATFANGARRLGQAAECDGFTSGVLEFDGRLAILRPLGQEGHLFLLGARGTNIGALLYELRQRAPDLAVIL from the coding sequence ATGTCCGGCCTGCGCGACGTCGTCCAGGGCCTCGCGGCCCGTCCCGACGTGGATGCCGTGGTGGTGCTGAGCAGCGACGGCTTGCCAATCGATTCGGCCGGCCGCGAGGCGGTGGATGTCGAGGCGGTGGCGGCGCTTGCAGCCACCTTCGCCAACGGCGCCCGGCGCCTGGGCCAGGCGGCGGAGTGTGACGGCTTCACCAGCGGGGTCCTCGAGTTCGATGGCCGCCTGGCCATCCTCCGCCCCCTCGGCCAGGAAGGCCACCTGTTCCTGCTCGGCGCCCGCGGCACCAACATCGGGGCGCTCCTCTACGAGCTCCGGCAGCGGGCGCCGGACCTCGCCGTCATCCTCTGA